The following coding sequences are from one Halobaculum sp. XH14 window:
- a CDS encoding branched-chain amino acid ABC transporter permease — translation MYSLLVNSPLSAEFVALLPRVETLVVVLFFALFAMSFDFISGYTGYLSFGHAAFYGTGAYVVVLVANEKLAVTVPVLGTLLGPETPFMLLLVLAGVAAAVVALAIGSVSFRLSGVYFAMITLGFSQVLYVFVRGWDFVGTAPQEGIAVTGPVGGFEIGVPYVDSLTVAIGQLTGDSVEGLLGFISLSPTEVSFYAVGTVVLVCYLLMQRLIHSPFGTVMLAIRENEERARAVGYNTYAYKLGAFVISGFFAGVAGALFAGFRRSVTPENGFYFLVAGDALLASIIGGFGTLVGPLYGHLLDEGVREFLSKEGGGGGLLPYLRANLGEDTLATEIYNGLTFGEAIDTFLNGHAALYVGLLFVLFVLYVPNGLLGTLRDRLGGRVAKAAPAHVRRWFQ, via the coding sequence GTGTACAGCCTGCTGGTGAACTCGCCGCTGTCTGCCGAGTTCGTCGCGCTGTTGCCCCGCGTGGAGACGCTGGTCGTCGTGCTGTTCTTCGCGCTGTTCGCCATGTCGTTCGACTTCATCAGCGGCTACACCGGCTACCTCTCGTTCGGCCACGCGGCGTTCTACGGCACCGGCGCGTACGTCGTCGTGCTCGTGGCCAATGAGAAGCTCGCGGTGACGGTTCCCGTCCTGGGCACCCTGCTCGGGCCGGAGACGCCGTTCATGCTGCTGCTGGTGCTCGCGGGCGTCGCCGCGGCCGTCGTGGCGCTGGCCATCGGCAGCGTCTCGTTCCGGCTGTCTGGGGTGTACTTCGCCATGATCACCCTCGGCTTCTCGCAGGTGCTGTACGTGTTCGTCCGCGGCTGGGACTTCGTCGGCACCGCACCCCAGGAGGGCATCGCGGTCACCGGCCCGGTCGGCGGCTTCGAGATCGGCGTCCCGTACGTCGACTCGCTCACCGTCGCCATCGGCCAGTTGACCGGCGACTCCGTCGAGGGCCTGCTCGGGTTCATCAGCCTGAGCCCGACCGAGGTGTCCTTCTACGCCGTCGGCACGGTGGTGCTGGTCTGTTATCTCCTCATGCAGCGGCTCATCCACTCGCCGTTCGGCACGGTGATGCTCGCCATCCGCGAGAACGAGGAACGGGCCCGCGCGGTCGGCTACAACACCTACGCGTACAAGCTGGGCGCGTTCGTGATCTCGGGCTTCTTCGCCGGCGTCGCCGGCGCGCTGTTCGCCGGCTTCCGCCGGTCGGTGACGCCCGAGAACGGGTTCTACTTCCTCGTCGCGGGCGACGCGCTGCTGGCGTCGATCATCGGCGGGTTCGGCACGCTCGTCGGGCCGCTGTACGGCCACCTGCTCGACGAGGGCGTCCGCGAGTTCCTCTCGAAGGAGGGCGGCGGGGGCGGCCTGCTCCCGTACCTCCGCGCGAACCTCGGCGAGGACACGTTGGCGACCGAGATCTACAACGGGCTGACGTTCGGCGAGGCGATCGACACGTTCCTCAACGGCCACGCCGCGCTGTACGTCGGCCTGCTGTTCGTCCTGTTCGTCCTCTACGTGCCCAACGGGCTGCTCGGGACGCTCCGCGACCGGCTCGGCGGCCGGGTGGCGAAGGCCGCGCCCGCACACGTGCGACGGTGGTTCCAGTGA